The Prevotella sp. E9-3 genome has a window encoding:
- a CDS encoding FKBP-type peptidyl-prolyl cis-trans isomerase, translating into MKNHFIIFLTVMTMGLLGLSSCTEDTGEVDQYANWQERNDQFFATLEDSLANGSGTWKKIKCFSKSADSIPGKNTDYIYVKVIPTGFETTDTVRPLFNDSVRVSYQGRIISTEVANSSDGKIFDGTVYGDYNVKTNATARFKVSGTVLGFTTALLHMHRGDTWRVYIPYALGYGAASQTGLPAYSTLIFDMTLYAIAPEGTALPNI; encoded by the coding sequence ATGAAAAATCATTTCATCATATTTCTCACTGTAATGACGATGGGCCTTCTCGGCCTGTCGTCATGCACTGAGGATACAGGCGAGGTGGATCAGTATGCCAACTGGCAGGAACGCAACGACCAGTTCTTTGCCACCTTGGAAGACTCGCTCGCCAATGGCTCAGGTACTTGGAAGAAAATCAAGTGCTTCTCAAAGAGTGCCGACTCAATACCCGGAAAGAATACCGATTATATCTATGTGAAGGTGATTCCTACCGGTTTTGAGACTACCGACACGGTGAGACCCCTGTTCAACGACTCGGTGAGGGTGAGCTATCAGGGACGTATCATATCGACTGAAGTGGCCAACAGTTCCGACGGAAAAATCTTTGACGGCACTGTTTATGGCGACTACAACGTGAAAACGAATGCTACGGCCCGTTTCAAAGTGTCGGGCACGGTATTAGGATTTACCACAGCATTGCTGCACATGCATCGCGGCGATACATGGCGTGTATATATCCCCTATGCTTTGGGCTATGGAGCTGCCAGTCAGACTGGACTCCCCGCCTATAGTACACTGATTTTCGATATGACACTCTATGCCATTGCCCCAGAAGGGACTGCCCTGCCAAACATCTAA
- a CDS encoding glycine--tRNA ligase encodes MAQEDVFKKIVSHCKEYGFVFPSSDIYDGLGAVYDYGQNGVELKNNIKQYWWKSMVLLHENIVGIDSAIFMHPTIWKASGHVDAFNDPLIDNRDSKKRYRADVLIEDQIAKYDEKIQKEVEKARKRFGDSFDEEKYMETSERVKEAKEKRDALHARYAAAMQGPDLEALKQIILDEEIVDPISGTKNWTDVRQFNLMFSTEMGASADGSMKVYLRPETAQGIFVNYLNVQKTGRMKIPFGIAQIGKAFRNEIVARQFIFRMREFEQMEMQFFVAPGTELEWFPKWKETRMKWHLALGFGAENYRFHDHDKLAHYANAATDIEFKMPFGFKEVEGIHSRTNFDLSQHEKFSGKSIKYFDPQTNESYVPYVIETSIGVDRMFLSIMCHSYCEEKLENGETRVVLKLPAALAPVKLAVMPLVKKDGLPEKAREIINDLKFHFNCQYDEKDSIGKRYRRQDAIGTPYCVTVDHDTLNDGCVTLRFRDTMEQERVKISDLASIIEDKVSIASLLKKLQ; translated from the coding sequence ATGGCACAAGAAGACGTTTTTAAGAAAATCGTATCGCATTGCAAAGAGTACGGTTTCGTGTTCCCTTCAAGCGATATCTATGACGGACTGGGCGCCGTTTATGACTATGGACAGAACGGCGTAGAGTTGAAAAACAATATCAAGCAGTATTGGTGGAAGTCAATGGTCCTGCTGCATGAGAATATCGTAGGTATCGACTCTGCTATCTTTATGCACCCCACCATCTGGAAGGCCTCTGGTCACGTGGATGCTTTTAACGATCCCCTTATTGACAACCGTGACAGCAAGAAACGCTATCGCGCCGATGTACTCATCGAGGATCAGATAGCCAAGTATGACGAGAAAATTCAGAAAGAGGTGGAGAAAGCCCGCAAGCGCTTTGGCGACTCTTTCGATGAAGAAAAATATATGGAGACCAGCGAGCGCGTGAAGGAAGCTAAGGAGAAACGCGACGCTCTGCACGCCCGCTATGCTGCTGCTATGCAGGGTCCCGACCTTGAGGCACTGAAGCAGATTATCCTCGACGAGGAAATCGTTGATCCTATCAGCGGTACTAAGAACTGGACCGACGTACGTCAGTTCAACCTGATGTTCTCTACCGAGATGGGTGCCAGTGCCGATGGCTCAATGAAGGTTTATCTGCGTCCTGAGACTGCTCAGGGTATCTTCGTGAACTATTTGAACGTACAGAAGACCGGTCGTATGAAGATTCCTTTCGGTATCGCTCAGATTGGTAAGGCTTTCCGTAACGAGATTGTAGCTCGTCAGTTCATCTTCCGTATGCGTGAGTTCGAACAGATGGAAATGCAGTTCTTCGTAGCTCCCGGCACAGAACTGGAGTGGTTCCCCAAGTGGAAGGAAACTCGTATGAAGTGGCACCTGGCTCTGGGCTTCGGTGCAGAGAACTACCGTTTCCATGACCACGACAAACTGGCTCACTATGCCAACGCCGCTACCGATATCGAGTTTAAGATGCCATTCGGATTCAAAGAGGTGGAGGGTATCCACTCACGTACCAACTTCGACCTTTCTCAGCACGAGAAGTTCTCTGGCAAGAGCATCAAGTACTTCGATCCTCAGACCAATGAGAGCTATGTGCCTTACGTTATCGAGACCTCTATCGGTGTTGACCGTATGTTCCTTTCTATCATGTGTCACTCATACTGCGAGGAGAAACTGGAGAACGGCGAAACCCGCGTAGTACTGAAGTTGCCCGCAGCACTGGCTCCTGTGAAGCTGGCTGTGATGCCTCTGGTGAAGAAAGACGGACTGCCCGAGAAGGCACGCGAGATTATCAACGACCTGAAGTTCCACTTCAACTGCCAGTACGATGAGAAGGACTCTATCGGAAAGCGCTATCGCCGTCAGGATGCTATCGGTACTCCTTACTGCGTGACCGTTGACCACGATACCCTGAACGATGGTTGCGTAACCCTGCGTTTCCGCGATACCATGGAGCAGGAACGTGTGAAGATCAGCGACCTGGCTTCAATCATTGAGGATAAGGTGAGCATCGCTTCTTTGTTGAAAAAACTCCAGTAA